A DNA window from Mya arenaria isolate MELC-2E11 chromosome 17, ASM2691426v1 contains the following coding sequences:
- the LOC128224305 gene encoding uncharacterized protein LOC128224305 has translation MVLQTKNNLCLSLRRHYLWSSVPGRTALILIYLFIRSKCTPIQPLGFCSETKKNDADNSVLLESVLNVSPRFAWDNVCAKICSWWSCTTYACHNGVCCTPGSPKSKCCPYSHPVCIADRYCCQKGFSKVCGGTTCCKKNTNCCVSNCCTYDQACCGTNACCNRGDKSCKDSLGHRSCCDEKHTFCCEKLGCKSLCPSIFDAVPCNGDIIGNLDSQSETYDFVKADTTSGIPKELYRLLRKTEIPARIVAKDAGSTKSVQSHVRCGSKKKYISQYISTTTELQCALRWYHTSPNGGIVKIDVSKLPKTARIIDLTDPNIRKRYLTNPKADHFAERMNEVLVALSKGASMSGKIIYPPRSKIQRFQHSLQKIYQLYQNNTLIFGVFHFSFKCNVRRVKFNSKSNSAFRI, from the coding sequence ATGGTtctgcaaacaaaaaacaatttgtgtCTCAGTTTACGCCGCCATTATCTCTGGTCTTCTGTTCCGGGACGAACTGCGCTAATACTGATATATCTGTTCATCAGGAGCAAATGTACGCCAATTCAGCCGCTTGGTTTCTGTTCGGAAACAAAAAAGAATGATGCAGATAACTCTGTGCTCCTGGAATCTGTCTTGAACGTCTCACCACGCTTTGCTTGGGATAACGTTTGTGCAAAGATATGCAGCTGGTGGAGTTGCACCACGTATGCTTGTCACAATGGTGTTTGCTGTACACCCGGGAGCCCGAAAAGCAAATGTTGCCCATATAGCCATCCAGTTTGTATTGCAGACCGATACTGTTGCCAAAAAGGGTTTTCTAAAGTGTGTGGTGGGACAACCTGCTGCAAGAAGAATACGAATTGTTGCGTGTCCAATTGCTGTACCTATGATCAGGCTTGCTGTGGAACAAACGCGTGTTGTAATAGGGGTGACAAAAGCTGTAAAGATAGTTTGGGTCATAGATCTTGTTGCGATGAGAAGCACACGTTTTGTTGTGAAAAATTGGGCTGCAAATCACTTTGTCCCTCAATATTTGATGCGGTGCCATGTAATGGGGACATAATTGGAAATTTAGACAGTCAAAGTGAAACCTATGATTTTGTTAAAGCAGACACTACTTCGGGTATACCAAAAGAATTATACCGGTTGTTGCGTAAAACAGAAATCCCCGCAAGAATAGTGGCAAAGGATGCGGGAAGTACAAAAAGTGTTCAGTCGCATGTTCGTTGTGGATccaaaaagaaatacatttccCAATACATTTCGACAACAACCGAACTCCAATGCGCACTGAGGTGGTACCACACGAGTCCAAATGGAGGGATAGTAAAGATAGATGTATCCAAGTTACCGAAAACTGCCAGAATCATTGATCTAACGGACCCTAATATACGCAAACGATATCTTACAAACCCTAAGGCCGACCATTTTGCTGAACGTATGAATGAGGTTCTGGTGGCCTTGTCTAAAGGCGCATCAATGTCGGGGAAGATTATATATCCTCCAAGATCCAAGATTCAACGTTTTCAGCATTCGCTACAAAAGatttatcaattatatcaaaacaatacgCTTATTTTCGGtgtatttcatttcagttttaaatgcaATGTTCGGAGAGTAAAATTCAATTCTAAATCCAACAGTGCTTTCAGAATCTAA